Proteins encoded together in one Tenuifilum sp. 4138str window:
- a CDS encoding DUF5018 domain-containing protein, translated as MKTKNLLTTMALTLTLLLAGKVGWGQTTINFDTDANWIQDGTTALTSYANHAYQESGVLVQGTNVLRNTTSAQDGFPGALGTYSMRIGNTASSKVVITVSSGGVATFSIKVRRWDGSPMPNYTVKYSVDGGTNWTSLVSIDGTLLTDSDFKTYNGTINSAANNIKIEIANTGTTERIMIDDFSWFGFTDTQAPQATFNPLDAATNIEPNVTPTITFDEAIRNIDDSEITDANVALLLTLKETDASGADVPFTATISADKKVITITPSSLLGFNQVYYLAIAPVEDESNNATSVQSITFTTRTASTDATVSSVVYTVDNVAETITNVPSSETLATFKSNITPAAGATFEVYESDGSTVATDLQTGYKLTCTAEDGTTKKTYIITLNTAASNDATVSSTVYTVDNVAETITNVPWNETLATFKSNITPAAGATFEVYESDGTTVATDLQSGYKLTCTAEDGTTTKTYTITLNAHITVTSPNGGETFFAGDQVTITWTSANMDSETLKYEAYVRQGLTTNWAWVEEVTDLPNTGSLDFTIPADATYGTQYKIRLTGNTSGATDESDAAFTIIATPTIYDIQSNNTSGASNWADDSVRIGGIVTAVTSNAKNYYLQAGTGPWSGIYVYYNTTHTYQVGDSLTVVGKVVEYNNLTELTTSKAATVVNTGNALPAVTSLTTSAANSEDYESVLIKVTGATCESGSSGNYTVNDGSGALVVYKSIYTGLTLEIGRKYDITGVMGWFNSSSLYQLYPRSADDIYLYGNDATLSDLKVDGVTVTGFDPATLTYDVELPYGTTTVPTVTYTLNDAKATAIKTDAAALPGSTTVAVTAEDGLVSQTYTINFTIAAPNTEANILTYTVAGVNATIDNGTHTITATVPYTTDITNLVATFTLSDGATAKVGAVDQVSGVTANDFTSPVTYTVTAQNGTTTQDWVVTITKAAEPNHEANITAYSINGVDGVINSGDYTISVTLPYGTDVTNLVATFTLSTNATAKVGGVDQVSGTTPNDFTNPVTYTVTAEDGTSTQDWVVTVTVTPASSAKDITSFTISGQVSSTIDAVVGTVAVVMPYGTNVTALTPTIEVSQFATIDPASGVAQDFTNPVTYTVTAQDNSTKAWIVTVTVQPASNDATVSSTVYTVSNVDGTITNVPYNATLATFKSNITPAAGATFEVYQSDGTTVATDLQTGYKLICTAQDGTTTKTYTITLNPAPATPIVYEPFDYTVGTALQGQGGWTAINSGDDLLIATGNLSYPDLAPSTGNKLSFAGGGIDAYKEFNASGITSGKVYYSFILKVTDLTAATEVNGGYFIGFAYDNTNFGATVWTKRVDDNSYQIGINSRTNTANTVFTSSSYAKDAEVFIVASYEVVDGTGNDVAKIWINPAPQDFGAANEPASTLSITNTGGTDLTSVKRIFIRQDSDTETPAIELDELRIGDTWAQVTPAGALSNDATVTSTVYTVDSNAGTITNVPQTETLANFKANITPAAGATFEVYQADGTTVATDLQTGYKLICTAEDGVTKKTYTITLNTTLSSEKAILSYSINGVNGTIDPVNHTVTLTLPYGTDRSNLVATFTLSAAATAKVGATVQVSGTTSNDFTSPVTYTVTAEDGSTQDWVVTVNLAAASTEKDILTFTIAGQVSSTIDAVAGTVTVVMPFGTNVTSLTPTITISQYATIDPASGVAQDFTNPVTYTVTAQDNSTKTWTVTVTVQDIPLTKIYSIQYTTDASGDSPLKLQQVRTKGVVTAVKTGSTSFNMWLQDSAKAWNGVYVYGVNNSLGTIAQGDSVEVIGTVDEYNNLTEIKSVSYLNKINSGNTLPTPVDVTPAQAASEAYEGVLVKLNNVECTVADAGYGEFTVSDGTNTINVDDFLYKYTPTQGARYNITGVIDYSFGAFKLLPRSASDVESAQVKYTVTFTVKRSDGTTAVDGATITVTGQGNVTTDASGVATMQLPDGNYSYVVVKDGFDTKNGNFTVNGADLAVNITLIQTGIPANPIAKLSVYPNPFTDRIYFTGAEVTRVTITSVIGQVVMDRQVENTESVDVSSLDRGIYLVRFYNSKGESVLRKLVKEE; from the coding sequence ATGAAAACAAAAAATCTACTCACAACCATGGCCCTTACGCTTACCCTGCTGCTCGCAGGTAAGGTCGGGTGGGGGCAAACAACAATCAATTTTGATACTGATGCAAATTGGATTCAAGATGGAACGACAGCATTAACTTCTTATGCAAACCACGCCTATCAAGAATCTGGAGTACTAGTTCAAGGAACAAATGTATTGAGAAATACTACTAGCGCTCAAGATGGTTTTCCGGGAGCATTAGGTACTTATTCAATGAGAATTGGAAACACTGCATCATCAAAAGTTGTGATTACTGTATCATCAGGTGGTGTTGCTACGTTTTCAATAAAGGTAAGAAGGTGGGATGGTTCACCTATGCCTAACTATACTGTTAAGTATTCAGTTGATGGTGGTACAAATTGGACTAGCCTCGTAAGTATAGATGGAACATTACTTACTGATAGTGATTTTAAAACATATAATGGCACTATTAATAGTGCAGCAAACAATATTAAAATTGAGATTGCAAATACTGGAACCACTGAAAGAATTATGATAGACGATTTTTCATGGTTCGGTTTTACTGACACCCAGGCTCCCCAAGCAACCTTCAACCCTTTAGATGCAGCAACAAATATTGAACCTAATGTTACACCTACTATTACCTTTGACGAAGCCATCCGAAATATTGATGATAGCGAAATAACCGATGCCAATGTTGCATTGTTACTTACACTGAAGGAAACCGATGCTTCAGGAGCCGATGTTCCTTTTACTGCAACAATTAGTGCCGATAAAAAGGTAATAACCATTACTCCAAGTTCACTACTTGGTTTCAACCAGGTTTATTACTTGGCCATTGCGCCAGTTGAGGATGAATCGAACAATGCTACTAGTGTTCAAAGCATTACTTTTACTACTCGTACTGCTAGCACCGATGCAACAGTTTCATCGGTGGTATACACTGTTGATAATGTAGCCGAAACCATAACCAACGTACCCTCAAGCGAAACGCTTGCAACATTCAAATCAAACATCACTCCCGCAGCCGGTGCTACATTTGAGGTTTACGAGTCCGATGGTTCAACTGTAGCCACCGATTTACAAACCGGTTACAAGCTTACATGTACAGCAGAGGATGGAACTACAAAGAAAACATACATCATAACCCTTAACACTGCTGCCAGCAACGATGCTACCGTTAGCTCAACAGTATATACTGTTGATAATGTAGCCGAAACCATCACTAACGTTCCATGGAACGAAACCCTAGCAACATTCAAATCAAACATTACACCTGCAGCTGGTGCAACCTTTGAGGTTTACGAGTCCGATGGCACCACAGTTGCAACCGACCTCCAGTCCGGTTATAAGCTTACCTGTACAGCAGAGGATGGTACTACCACAAAAACATACACTATTACCTTAAACGCCCATATTACCGTTACCTCCCCCAACGGCGGTGAAACATTCTTTGCCGGTGACCAGGTAACCATTACCTGGACCTCGGCCAATATGGATTCCGAAACCCTTAAGTACGAGGCCTACGTTAGGCAGGGTCTTACCACCAACTGGGCCTGGGTGGAGGAAGTAACTGATTTACCCAATACCGGTTCGCTTGATTTCACCATCCCTGCCGATGCCACATACGGCACCCAGTACAAGATTCGCCTTACCGGCAACACCAGCGGCGCTACCGATGAGAGCGATGCTGCATTCACTATAATTGCTACACCTACTATTTATGACATTCAGAGCAATAACACTTCTGGAGCCAGCAACTGGGCTGACGATAGCGTTCGCATTGGTGGTATAGTAACCGCTGTTACCTCAAATGCTAAAAACTACTACTTACAGGCAGGTACAGGCCCTTGGAGTGGCATTTATGTTTACTACAATACAACTCACACCTACCAGGTAGGCGATAGCTTAACCGTAGTTGGAAAGGTAGTTGAGTACAATAACCTTACCGAGTTAACCACCAGTAAGGCTGCAACCGTTGTAAACACTGGAAACGCACTACCTGCAGTTACATCGCTTACCACTTCGGCGGCTAACTCCGAGGACTACGAGAGTGTTCTTATTAAGGTAACCGGTGCAACCTGCGAAAGCGGAAGCAGCGGTAACTATACCGTAAACGATGGCTCTGGCGCGCTTGTTGTTTATAAGAGCATTTACACAGGGCTTACCCTTGAAATAGGCCGTAAGTACGATATTACCGGTGTAATGGGTTGGTTCAACTCATCGAGCTTGTACCAGCTGTACCCCCGCAGCGCCGATGATATATACCTTTACGGTAACGATGCCACCCTATCGGACCTCAAGGTGGACGGCGTAACCGTAACCGGATTCGATCCCGCAACCCTAACCTACGATGTGGAGCTACCCTATGGTACCACAACCGTTCCAACCGTAACCTACACCCTGAACGATGCCAAGGCTACAGCCATCAAGACCGATGCAGCTGCGCTTCCGGGCTCAACCACCGTTGCAGTTACCGCTGAGGATGGCCTGGTTAGCCAAACCTATACCATTAACTTTACCATTGCAGCACCCAACACCGAGGCTAACATCCTAACCTATACCGTGGCAGGTGTTAATGCTACCATTGATAATGGTACCCACACCATTACCGCCACCGTTCCGTACACCACCGATATCACCAACCTGGTAGCCACCTTTACCCTATCCGATGGCGCTACTGCTAAGGTGGGAGCAGTGGATCAGGTTAGCGGCGTTACCGCCAACGACTTCACCAGCCCGGTTACCTATACCGTTACCGCTCAGAATGGTACAACAACCCAGGATTGGGTGGTAACCATTACTAAGGCTGCCGAACCCAACCACGAGGCCAATATCACCGCTTACAGCATCAATGGTGTTGACGGTGTTATCAACTCAGGCGACTACACCATTAGCGTAACGCTGCCCTACGGCACCGATGTAACCAACCTGGTTGCCACATTTACCCTCTCAACCAATGCCACCGCCAAGGTGGGTGGTGTCGATCAGGTGAGCGGCACAACCCCTAACGACTTTACCAACCCCGTTACCTATACCGTAACCGCTGAGGATGGAACCAGCACTCAGGATTGGGTTGTAACAGTAACCGTTACCCCTGCCAGCAGCGCAAAGGACATAACCTCGTTCACCATAAGCGGACAGGTATCGTCAACCATTGATGCCGTTGTCGGTACCGTAGCAGTGGTTATGCCCTACGGCACTAACGTTACTGCACTAACCCCAACCATTGAGGTATCGCAGTTCGCAACCATCGATCCCGCCAGCGGCGTGGCTCAGGACTTCACTAACCCTGTTACCTACACAGTAACCGCTCAGGATAACAGCACAAAGGCTTGGATAGTAACTGTAACGGTTCAGCCTGCCAGCAATGACGCAACAGTTAGCTCAACCGTTTACACCGTAAGCAATGTTGATGGTACTATTACTAATGTGCCATACAATGCCACACTTGCAACCTTTAAGTCAAATATCACACCTGCTGCCGGTGCAACCTTTGAGGTTTACCAAAGCGATGGCACAACCGTAGCTACCGACCTTCAAACCGGTTACAAACTGATTTGTACAGCTCAGGATGGTACTACCACAAAGACCTACACAATTACTTTAAACCCTGCTCCTGCAACTCCAATAGTTTACGAACCATTTGATTATACTGTTGGTACTGCACTACAAGGACAGGGTGGATGGACTGCAATTAATTCTGGAGATGATCTTTTAATTGCTACTGGTAATCTTTCCTATCCCGATCTGGCTCCGTCAACCGGTAATAAGCTATCGTTTGCTGGTGGTGGTATAGATGCGTATAAAGAATTTAACGCCAGCGGAATCACTTCAGGAAAAGTTTACTACTCATTTATCCTTAAAGTGACCGATTTAACTGCTGCAACCGAAGTAAATGGTGGATATTTTATAGGTTTTGCCTATGACAATACTAACTTTGGTGCAACTGTTTGGACTAAACGTGTTGATGATAATAGCTACCAGATTGGTATTAACAGCAGAACCAACACAGCAAATACTGTGTTCACATCAAGTAGCTACGCTAAGGATGCAGAGGTATTCATTGTAGCATCGTATGAAGTAGTCGATGGTACTGGAAACGACGTAGCCAAAATATGGATTAATCCTGCTCCACAAGATTTTGGTGCCGCCAATGAGCCTGCATCAACTCTAAGCATTACCAATACAGGCGGAACTGATCTTACATCAGTGAAGAGAATTTTCATACGTCAGGATTCCGATACTGAGACACCTGCAATTGAACTCGATGAACTTAGAATTGGTGATACCTGGGCACAGGTTACACCAGCGGGAGCTCTTAGCAACGACGCCACCGTTACCTCAACGGTTTACACCGTTGACAGCAATGCCGGAACCATTACCAACGTTCCGCAAACCGAAACGCTGGCTAACTTTAAGGCTAACATCACTCCTGCAGCAGGTGCTACCTTTGAGGTTTACCAGGCCGACGGCACCACCGTTGCCACCGATCTGCAAACCGGCTACAAGCTGATCTGTACCGCCGAGGATGGAGTAACCAAGAAAACCTACACCATTACCCTGAACACCACCCTGAGCAGCGAGAAGGCTATTCTCAGCTACAGTATCAACGGTGTTAACGGTACAATTGATCCAGTTAACCACACCGTAACCCTTACCTTACCCTACGGCACCGATAGGAGCAACCTGGTTGCTACATTTACCCTATCAGCTGCTGCTACCGCTAAGGTTGGTGCAACCGTTCAGGTGAGCGGAACTACTTCCAACGACTTTACCAGCCCCGTAACCTACACCGTAACTGCCGAGGATGGTTCAACACAGGATTGGGTGGTAACCGTTAACCTAGCCGCTGCAAGCACTGAGAAGGATATCCTTACCTTCACCATTGCCGGTCAGGTATCGTCAACCATTGACGCTGTTGCTGGAACTGTAACCGTGGTTATGCCATTTGGCACCAACGTTACCAGCTTAACCCCAACCATTACCATATCGCAGTACGCTACCATCGACCCCGCCAGCGGCGTGGCTCAGGACTTCACTAACCCTGTTACCTACACAGTAACCGCTCAGGATAACAGCACCAAGACCTGGACTGTAACCGTTACCGTTCAGGATATTCCATTAACTAAGATTTACAGCATCCAGTACACCACCGATGCTAGCGGCGATTCACCGCTCAAGCTACAGCAGGTTCGTACCAAGGGTGTTGTAACTGCCGTTAAAACGGGTTCAACTTCCTTCAACATGTGGTTGCAGGATAGCGCTAAAGCCTGGAATGGAGTGTATGTTTACGGCGTAAACAACTCCCTTGGAACAATTGCTCAGGGCGATAGCGTTGAAGTTATTGGTACTGTTGATGAGTACAATAACCTTACCGAGATTAAGAGCGTAAGCTATCTGAACAAGATTAATAGCGGTAACACACTGCCAACCCCTGTTGATGTAACGCCTGCACAGGCAGCCAGCGAGGCATACGAGGGGGTTCTGGTTAAGCTCAACAACGTAGAGTGTACCGTAGCCGATGCAGGATATGGCGAGTTTACCGTTAGCGATGGAACAAACACCATTAATGTTGACGACTTCCTGTACAAGTATACCCCAACACAGGGTGCACGTTACAACATCACCGGTGTAATTGATTACAGCTTTGGTGCATTCAAGCTTCTGCCACGCAGCGCCAGCGATGTGGAAAGCGCCCAGGTTAAGTACACCGTTACCTTCACCGTTAAACGTTCCGATGGAACAACAGCAGTTGATGGCGCTACCATCACAGTTACCGGTCAAGGCAATGTAACCACCGATGCTAGCGGAGTTGCCACCATGCAGTTGCCCGATGGCAACTACAGCTACGTGGTTGTTAAGGACGGATTTGATACCAAGAACGGTAACTTCACTGTAAATGGTGCAGATCTTGCTGTTAACATCACCCTGATACAAACCGGTATACCTGCTAACCCCATTGCTAAGCTAAGTGTTTACCCCAACCCGTTCACTGATCGTATCTACTTCACCGGAGCTGAGGTTACCCGTGTAACCATTACCTCGGTAATTGGTCAGGTAGTAATGGATCGTCAGGTTGAGAATACTGAATCGGTTGATGTTAGCTCACTTGACCGCGGTATTTACCTGGTACGCTTCTACAATAGCAAGGGCGAATCGGTACTACGCAAGCTTGTAAAAGAGGAATAA
- a CDS encoding Ldh family oxidoreductase, whose amino-acid sequence MAQKFIPFEVIENFMVSVLVKAGIPENDAKIVTDVLIQADKLGFDSHGVNRLKPIYLDRIKDGILNPVTNYQIVKEGPTTAVIDGQNGMGHVIGYNAMKMAIEKAKKLGMGMVAVRNSTHYGFAGYYALMAVKENLIGITGTNARPSIAPTFGVENMLGTNPLTFGMPTDEPFPFLLDCATSITQRGKIELYEREGKILPKGWVIDENGESKTDPKEVLVDLTSGKAALTPLGGIGEETAGYKGYGYATVVEILSAALQQGAYLKMLTGFKDGKKVPYNLGHFFIAIDISAFTEVDDFKRTTGNILRELRASKKMPGQPRIYTAGEKEYEVWKTRKDKGVPFGDELLKEFQGICKEYGLNEFLPSFE is encoded by the coding sequence ATGGCGCAAAAATTTATTCCCTTTGAAGTTATTGAAAACTTCATGGTTAGTGTACTGGTTAAAGCCGGAATACCTGAAAACGATGCAAAAATTGTAACCGATGTTTTAATTCAGGCCGATAAGCTTGGGTTCGATTCACACGGTGTAAACAGGCTAAAACCCATTTACCTCGATCGAATAAAGGACGGTATTCTAAACCCCGTTACCAACTATCAAATTGTAAAGGAGGGCCCAACCACTGCCGTAATTGATGGCCAGAATGGCATGGGGCATGTAATTGGCTACAATGCCATGAAAATGGCAATTGAGAAAGCCAAAAAGCTTGGAATGGGAATGGTTGCCGTACGTAACTCAACTCACTACGGTTTTGCAGGCTATTACGCTTTAATGGCAGTAAAGGAGAATCTGATTGGTATTACCGGAACCAATGCTCGCCCATCAATAGCACCTACCTTTGGTGTGGAGAATATGTTAGGCACAAACCCATTAACATTCGGAATGCCTACCGATGAGCCTTTCCCCTTCCTTCTGGATTGCGCCACATCAATTACCCAGCGGGGTAAAATTGAGCTCTACGAAAGGGAAGGTAAAATATTGCCTAAGGGTTGGGTGATTGACGAGAATGGCGAAAGCAAAACCGATCCCAAGGAGGTACTCGTCGATTTAACTAGCGGCAAAGCTGCATTAACGCCACTTGGAGGTATAGGTGAGGAAACCGCAGGTTACAAGGGATATGGTTATGCCACTGTTGTGGAAATACTTTCTGCAGCGCTACAGCAGGGAGCTTACCTGAAAATGCTCACCGGCTTTAAGGATGGCAAAAAGGTTCCATACAACCTGGGTCATTTCTTTATTGCTATTGATATTAGCGCGTTTACTGAGGTTGATGATTTTAAGCGGACTACCGGGAATATCCTACGTGAGCTAAGGGCATCGAAAAAGATGCCGGGACAACCCCGTATTTATACCGCTGGCGAAAAAGAGTATGAGGTTTGGAAAACCCGTAAGGATAAAGGCGTTCCTTTTGGCGACGAACTCCTTAAGGAGTTTCAGGGAATTTGCAAGGAGTACGGGCTGAACGAGTTTTTGCCCAGCTTTGAGTAA